Genomic segment of Sodaliphilus pleomorphus:
CCCTGATTGAAATTGATGTGGCCGACGGTACCGTGACAATACGCGACTATGGCCGCGGTATCCCCCTCGACCAGGTGAGAGATGCCTCGAGCAAGATGAATACCGGCGCCAAGTATGACTCCAAGAACTACAAGCGCTCGGTGGGCCTGAATGGCGTGGGTATCAAGGCTGTCAATGCGCTGTCGTCGCACTTCTACATTCGCAGTGTGCGCGATGGCCAGAGTGCTGCCGTGACCTACAGCGAGGGCTTGGTCGAGAGCGAGACGGGCATCGTCGATGCCGGCCCCGACGAGGAAAACGGCACGCTGGTGAAATTCACCCCCGACAATACGATTTTCAAGAACTACGAGTTCCACGACGACATTGTCGAGGCAATGGTGAAAAACTACTCCTTCCTCAACACTGGCCTCACGCTCGTCTACAACGGCAAGCGCTACCACTCGCGCAACGGCCTGCTCGACCTGGTGAAGGAGAACATGACCAACGACCCGCTCTACAAGCCCATGTACTTCAAGGGCGACGACATCGAGGTGGTCATCACCCATGCAGCGCAGGTGGGCGAGGAGTTCTACTCCTTTGTCAACGGCCAGCACACTACCCAGGGTGGCACTCACCAGACGGCATTTCGCGAGGCGCTCTCACGCACCATCAAGGAGTTCTATGGCAAGAACTTTGAGTATAGCGACATTCGCAACGGCATTGTGGCCGCCATTGCCATCAAGGTAGAGGAACCGGTCTTTGAGTCGCAAACCAAGATTAAGCTGGGCAGCAGCGTCATGTGGAAAGACGGCCCCACCATCTACAAGTTTATCAACGACTTCATCAAGAAGCAACTCGACGACTACTTGCACAAGGATGCCGATACTGCCGAGGTGCTGCTCAAGAAAATACAGGAAAGCGAGCGTGAGCGCAAAGCCATTGCCGGCGTCACCAAGCAGGCCCGTGAGCGGGCCAAGAAGGTGGCGCTCAACAACAGCAAGCTGCGCGACTGCCGTGTGCACTTCAACGACGCGCGAGCTCCAAAAGACAACGACCGCCGCGAGGAAAGCTCGATTTTCATCACCGAGGGCCTCTCGGCAAGCGGCAGCATCACCAAGATACGCGACGTGGAGACGCAGGCGGTGTTCTCTCTGCGCGGTAAGCCGCTCAACACCTTTGGGCTGCAACCTGCCCAAGTGGTGCAAAACGAAGAGTTCAGCCTGCTGCAGGCCGCCCTCAACATCGAGGACAGTATCGACAACTTGCGCTACAACAAGGTGATTGTTGCCACCGATGCCGATGTCGACGGCATGCACATACGCCTGCTGTTGCTCACCTATTTCCTCCAGTTCCATCCCGAGTTGATCAAGACGGGCCATCTCTACATCTTGCAGACGCCGCTCTTCCGTGTGCGCAACCGCAAGGAAGCCAAGCGCAAGAGCCGTGCCGCAGGACGCGAGGCCAAGCTCATCAAGCCCGAGACCTACTATTGCTATACCGACGAGGAACGCGTGCGTGCCATCAACAAGCTCGGCGACAATGCCGAGATCACGCGATTCAAGGGTCTTGGGGAAATTAGCCCCGACGAGTTTGCCGACTTCATAGGCCCCGATATGCGCCTCGACCGTGTGCAGCTGCGCAAGGAAGACGCGGTCAACAAGATGCTTGAGTTCTTTATGGGCAAGAACACGATGGAGCGTCAGGAGTTTATTGTCGACAACCTGGTCATCGAGGACGACGAGGACATCACCGTGCATTGAGCACGGAGCGGAGTGAAGTGATATTACCGACACATAGAGCCAAAAAATCAATTATGAGCAACACCAAGATAGCTGTGTTTCAAGGGTCGTTCGACCCGTTTACCCGTGGGCATGAGTCGATTGTGCAACGCGCCCTCACCATCTTCGACCAGGTTGTGGTGCTTGTAGTGCACAACAGCCTCAAGCAAGGCTACTTCGATGTCGACACGCGTGTGAGCATCATCGAGGACACTTTCAGCAATGAGCCCCGTGTGAGGGTGATGGCCAGCGATGGCCTCACGGTGAACGTGGCCAAGCAGGTGGGAGCCTGCTGCTTTGTGCGCGGTGTGCGCACGGTGCAGGACTACGAGTATGAAATGAGCATAGCCGAGGTCAACCTCAAGTTTTCGGGCATCGAGACCCTGCTGCTCTACACCTTGCCCGAGTTCAGCCACATTTCCAGCACCATTGTGCGCGAGTGGCTCAAGTACGGCAAAGACATGACCGAATATCTGCCCCAGGGGCTGAGCCCGCACATGCTTGCCCAGGTGCTGAGCAAGCGGCGATAGCGCTGAGTGCCGGGTGCGTTAAGGGGCCGATTGCCGGTAGACGTCGTTGAGCAGCCTCATGGCCGACTTGAACCGCCGGGTGAGCATCGTCTCGATGGCGTCGTAGGTCTCCTTAGTGATCTTGATTCCGTTTTCAAATTGTTGCAATTCTATTTCTTCAAATTCTGTTTCTTGGTTGGGCAGATAGATGTGATCAGGTTCGATGTGGATGCTCCGGGTATAGGCTTTCTTGGGTATCCCGTTCCCAATCACGATCACACGGCTCACCGAGTCGATAAACGCGAAATTGTCGCCCGTCTGCACTTTGCCCTTGAATAGCCCCAAGCTGTTGGTGAGCACCATGCGCAGGCTGGTCTGTGTCATCTCTTTCATGCGGTCCTCGACTTGGTTGTAGATGTCAACATCGATTTTGTGTGCCTGTGCCATCTTCACGTTGTCATCCTCACGGGCGATGTCGATGTATTGTGCAAGCATTTCGCAATTGCTCACCCGGCAGCAGCGGCATCGATAGCTGTTGCCCTGTTCGCTTTCTGGCAGTATTTTATAGATGTAGTACACGTTGTCATGCTCTTGGCTTAATCTTAAGTAACATTCTTCAGGTTTTAATTTCATCTGTGTTCACAATTGTTTTTTGGGTACGACAAATATAGCTGATTTTGTTCTTTTAGCAAATATTTTGATGCAAAAATCCTATGTTTTTCAGTAGCAGGTCGTGTTTCTTTCATTCAAGAGCTTTAGAATAAGAGCATCCACACAGCCCTTTTTCTGAAAAAGGATTGATGTGGATGCAGTCTCTTGTGAGTGTTTCGCGATGGGCCCCTATGGCAACGCCGATGTCACTGCTGTGTTTTTTTCCTGACTTCGTCATCGCATACCCCAAAATTCGCCAGTGAATAGTTTTGCTATTCGCTGATGTCGTTTCATGGGCATTGTCTTTGTGACAGTTTTGCCACTCTCAGGCAGTCGGAACACGATGGTGGTGACAGTCTTTGCCATGTTCAGCACCTTGTCAACGCTCATGCCGATGTTGGCGGCTTTGAGCCTGCGTTCAAGTTCTTTGTAGCACTTCAAGGCCACGAAGCAGATGCAGACGTGCGCCTCGATGCGCTTGCGTGTGAAGTGGAACATGGGGCGTATCTCGATTTTCGACTTTGCAATGCGGAACGCCCGCTCTACGTTCAACTCATCAACTTCGCTTTCATCCCTGGCGATGCCGATAGTTGCCAGTTTAGTATACTTGCCTTTATTCTTTTCTGCTACTATCACACTTACACTACCCGACCGATTATGTATCTTCTTTATGAACATAGTTAAAAAAACTTTTGCATACCCCAAAAACAGGGTATGTAAAATTACAACAATTTGATTAATAGGAAATTACAAATTAATACTTTTCCTCCTTGAAAAAGTGACGAAGTCAGGAGGATTGATGTGGATGCAGTCTCTTGTGAGTGTTTCGCGATGGGCCCCTATGGCAGCGCCGATGTCACTGCTGTGTTATTTTCAAGATGGGATACGACGAGATGCGGTAGATGTATTTATAGGTCAAGTCCCAGCCCAGGGTGAGGCCCAAGAGATACAGGGCATGCTTGAGCTCTCTTTCTCCGTATTGCTTTAATACATCTTTGAGCTTGTTGATGTGTACACCGTAGTACAGCTTGTTTGTATCGAGGCCCGCCTCGAAGTCCTTTTTCAACCGCAAGAACAGAAACGCAATTGTGAAGAAATTTTTAAAGATTTTGTCGGTGCCGGCCACGACTTTGCTCGATCTGATATAATATGATATTTGTTCAAATGTCGCCTTATTGTCGAAGTCTTGGTAGATGTGCTTGCCCAGTTTGCTTCCTTGCACCACCGAGGCGTCGATTTCAGCTGCCTTCGTGTAGTTGCCGTAGGCATGAAGTGCGTCTAAGAAGAAGCCCCGATTGTCGTCGGGATAATTTTGATGGCGCTCATAGAGCAGCAGATAGGTCCAAATGGAGAGTTTACCCCGAGGCCGGTGCTCGTGCCGAAATCGATGCCCACAAAGGTCTTGTCTTTCAATCGCTCCTCGACGTCGGCAGGAAACTGGAAAAGCTGTTTAAGTGTTAATGATGCCATGTTTATCTTCGTTTTTGGTTTTTATGCTACATGATAGGAATGGTGCAAAAATTGTGCCACGGCGGCAGACACGTGGGGTTTTGTTTTCAGCCTGGTAGACGCTCCTTGTTGGTCACGGGGTTGGCATAGATGCCCAGGAGGATGTTGCGCAGCACCTCGGGCTCGTCGACGTAGTCGTAGCGGTGCAGCTGCTGCAGGTGGGCAATGAAGTCGGCCTCTTGCTGGGCAGTGTAGCGGTGCTTGTAGCGGCTTTGGGCGTAGAGCAGGTCGTGGGCAATGTAGTTGTTGGGCGTGAGCCGGTAGGCAGCTATGATGCGGCGGTCGAGCAGCTTGGCCACTTGTCGATGATAGTCGGTGCTGGTGCAGTCGTTGAATTGCATGAGCTCGTCGTGCCCCAGGGGACGCCCTATCGAGAAATGCACCTGTCCCTTGGGCTGCACGATGCCGGTGATGATGCTGGTGAGGTCCTCGCCGGGCTTCTTGATATATTTCTCGGTGCGCGACATGTAGAGCTCTATGGCCTTGAGCACGTCGCAGGGCTCCCACTCGTAGCTCACGGTCACGGGCACGATGTGCAGCTGCTCGAGTGCCTCGATTTTGTCTTGCGGGTGGCTCATGCAAAACATCTTGATGATGCCTTGGTCGGTCGTGTCGTTGCCGTCTTTGGTGCGGCCGTTGCGCTGAGCAATCCACACCGAGTGGTGCAGGCGGGTCACGGCATTGCGTATATAGTTGGACAAGTGCATGCTCGAGAGATAGAAGTCCTTCATGTTGCCGCCTCGCTCCACGCGAAACATCTTGTTGCTCTTGCCCAGGTCGATCATGAGCTCGCCCTGCATCAAGTTGGCTCCAAATGTGATCTCGCTGGTGTCGTGGCCGTGGGCGAGCAGCACGTTTTGCAGCAGCGAGGCGTCGAGCATGATGTCGCGGTGGTTGCTCACAAAGAGGTAGCTGCCTCTTGGCTCGATGTGGCTGGTGCCGTCGCAGGTGAACGTGGTGATGGAGTTGGCAATGATGCGCTCGTTGGCTATCCTCATCACTTGGTACTGGAAGTCGTAGATGGTGCTAAACGAGAGCATCATGTCGCGCACTTGCTCTGTGGGCAGGTGGGGGAAAACATATCGTGCCAGGAGCGGGAAAAAATCGTTGCGCACAATGCGGTGCATGGCCGCGGGTATCTCGCTGTCGGTGTAGGGGCGTATGTCGTCGTAATTCTCCATATAGGGGCTTGTGTTGTCGTTCTGTCGGTATAGGTGATGATGTGTGACCTTGTTTAACTGTGGCTACTCGTCGTGCTTGCGCAGGTCGATAAATTTCACTGGCTTGCGCGACTTGGCAGGGAAGTTGATTTTCTGTATCTCGCCGGGGCTGGCTATCTCCACCCTGGGTGCCACGCGCAAGTGGGCGCGGAAGCGGTCTTTGAGCGCCTTTACGGCATCATAGTCTACAGGGTGCTTGAGCCCCACTTTCACAATCACGTCGTCGGTGCCGCTGTCGCTGTCTTGCACGGTCACCACATAGTTCTCCACGATGTCGATGTTGTCGAGCACGTCGTTGATGGCAGGCGGATACAGTGTGGTGCCCTTGAGCTTTATCATGTTGTTTTTGCGGCCCACCAGGGGCGTGAGGCGGTAGCTGTTGCGACCGCACTTGCAGGGTGCTGTGACCTTGGCGCACACATCGCCCGTGCGGAAGCGCAGCAGCGGCATGCCCTCGACACCCAGTGTGGTCACCACCACCTCGCCCACCTGGCCGTCGTCGACTGGCATGTCGTCGTCGCCTATGATTTCGACAATGATGAGCTCGGGGTGCACGTGTCCACCCTGCCCATACTGGCACTCGCTGAAGGTGGCCCCCATCTCGGTCGACGAGTAGGTGGCATAGAGGTCGACGTCCCATTTCTCTTTTATCTTGCGGCCCAGCAGGTTCAGGCTGAAGTCCTGGTTGCGCAGTCCCTCGCCTATGCCTATGATGCGTTTCACGCTTGAGTGCTTGTAGTCGATGCCGTGGTCTTCGGCCCACTGGATGAGGCGCAGTATAAACGAGGGCACGCACATCACCGAGTCGGGCTTGATGCGCTCGATGGTGTCCCACTGCAGCTCGGGGATGCCGTTGCCCACGCGTATGATGCTTGCCCCCAGCTCGCGTATGCCCAGGAAATAGGCCAGCCCTGCCATAAATCGCTTGTCGATTGTGGTCATGAGTTGAAGGATGTTGCCCGGGTGAAGGCCTGCACAGGCAAACGATTTTTTCTCGTTGTAGGCCAGCCGCTGCAGGTCTTGCTCGGTGCAGCAGAAGGTGACCGGGTCGCCCAGTGTGCCCGAGGTGGTG
This window contains:
- the coaD gene encoding pantetheine-phosphate adenylyltransferase; protein product: MSNTKIAVFQGSFDPFTRGHESIVQRALTIFDQVVVLVVHNSLKQGYFDVDTRVSIIEDTFSNEPRVRVMASDGLTVNVAKQVGACCFVRGVRTVQDYEYEMSIAEVNLKFSGIETLLLYTLPEFSHISSTIVREWLKYGKDMTEYLPQGLSPHMLAQVLSKRR
- a CDS encoding DNA topoisomerase IV subunit B — translated: MEEKLELNQNKEGIEQPSDFGGYDKLVTLTPREHIRLRPGMYIGKLGDGSQSDDGIYVLMKEVIDNSIDEYNTGFAKPLIEIDVADGTVTIRDYGRGIPLDQVRDASSKMNTGAKYDSKNYKRSVGLNGVGIKAVNALSSHFYIRSVRDGQSAAVTYSEGLVESETGIVDAGPDEENGTLVKFTPDNTIFKNYEFHDDIVEAMVKNYSFLNTGLTLVYNGKRYHSRNGLLDLVKENMTNDPLYKPMYFKGDDIEVVITHAAQVGEEFYSFVNGQHTTQGGTHQTAFREALSRTIKEFYGKNFEYSDIRNGIVAAIAIKVEEPVFESQTKIKLGSSVMWKDGPTIYKFINDFIKKQLDDYLHKDADTAEVLLKKIQESERERKAIAGVTKQARERAKKVALNNSKLRDCRVHFNDARAPKDNDRREESSIFITEGLSASGSITKIRDVETQAVFSLRGKPLNTFGLQPAQVVQNEEFSLLQAALNIEDSIDNLRYNKVIVATDADVDGMHIRLLLLTYFLQFHPELIKTGHLYILQTPLFRVRNRKEAKRKSRAAGREAKLIKPETYYCYTDEERVRAINKLGDNAEITRFKGLGEISPDEFADFIGPDMRLDRVQLRKEDAVNKMLEFFMGKNTMERQEFIVDNLVIEDDEDITVH
- a CDS encoding acyltransferase, producing MENYDDIRPYTDSEIPAAMHRIVRNDFFPLLARYVFPHLPTEQVRDMMLSFSTIYDFQYQVMRIANERIIANSITTFTCDGTSHIEPRGSYLFVSNHRDIMLDASLLQNVLLAHGHDTSEITFGANLMQGELMIDLGKSNKMFRVERGGNMKDFYLSSMHLSNYIRNAVTRLHHSVWIAQRNGRTKDGNDTTDQGIIKMFCMSHPQDKIEALEQLHIVPVTVSYEWEPCDVLKAIELYMSRTEKYIKKPGEDLTSIITGIVQPKGQVHFSIGRPLGHDELMQFNDCTSTDYHRQVAKLLDRRIIAAYRLTPNNYIAHDLLYAQSRYKHRYTAQQEADFIAHLQQLHRYDYVDEPEVLRNILLGIYANPVTNKERLPG
- a CDS encoding phenylacetate--CoA ligase family protein, translated to MTQDIEFQSAETIKAFQEQKLHTALCYLKTCSPYYRRMFDSYRINVDKIRHLEDLEKIPFTEKKDLQLFNDDFLCVPKSKVIDYITTSGTLGDPVTFCCTEQDLQRLAYNEKKSFACAGLHPGNILQLMTTIDKRFMAGLAYFLGIRELGASIIRVGNGIPELQWDTIERIKPDSVMCVPSFILRLIQWAEDHGIDYKHSSVKRIIGIGEGLRNQDFSLNLLGRKIKEKWDVDLYATYSSTEMGATFSECQYGQGGHVHPELIIVEIIGDDDMPVDDGQVGEVVVTTLGVEGMPLLRFRTGDVCAKVTAPCKCGRNSYRLTPLVGRKNNMIKLKGTTLYPPAINDVLDNIDIVENYVVTVQDSDSGTDDVIVKVGLKHPVDYDAVKALKDRFRAHLRVAPRVEIASPGEIQKINFPAKSRKPVKFIDLRKHDE